The following coding sequences lie in one Opisthocomus hoazin isolate bOpiHoa1 chromosome 7, bOpiHoa1.hap1, whole genome shotgun sequence genomic window:
- the NUDT8 gene encoding mitochondrial coenzyme A diphosphatase NUDT8 isoform X1: protein MAEAGGPGGPVPGGGSEQRCRARLAAAGRGGAAAAAVLVPLCSVRGRPALLFTLRSRRLGGPHSGDVRYRGGGGEGTPRGWGHRSGPFTGGSCSFPGGRRDPADGDAVATALRETREELGLEPGAESVWGQLRALPDRQGQMVAPIVANLGPLEALTLRPNPDEVEEVFTLPLDHLLREENQGYTHFRAAGRYAYTLPVFLNGPHRVWGLTAIITELTLELLAPGRYRRKTTRVLARSPPTRPIEGSSA, encoded by the exons ATGGCGGAggcgggcgggcccggggggccggtgccgggcggcgggagcgagcagcggtgccgggcgcggctggcggcggcggggcgcggcggggcggcggcggcggccgtgcTGGTGCCGCTCTGCTCGgtgcggggccgccccgcgctgCTCTTCacgctccgctcccgccgcctGGGCGGGCCCCACAGCGGCGACGTCAggtaccggggggggggaggggaggggacacCGAGGGGTTGGGGACACCGGAGCGGGCCGTTCACCGGCGGCTCTTGCAGCttccccggggggcggcgggacccggcGGACGGCGACGCGGTGGCCACGGCGCTGCGGGAGACgcgggaggagctggggctggagccgggcgCCGAGAGCGTCTGGGGGCAGCTGCGGGCGCTGCCTGACCGG cagggacaGATGGTGGCTCCCATCGTGGCCAACCTGGGCCCGCTGGAGGCCTTGACGCTGCGCCCCAACCCCGATGAG GTGGAGGAGGTCTTCACCCTGCCCCTCGACCACCTCCTGCGGGAGGAGAACCAGGGCTACACGCACTTCCGCGCCGCCGGCCGCTACGCCTACACCCTGCCCGTCTTCCTCAACGGGCCGCACCGGGTCTGGGGGCTGACAGCCATCATCACCGAGCTGACCCTGGAGCTGCTGGCGCCCGGCCGCTACCGCAGGAAGACCACCCGCGTgctcgcccgcagccccccgacccGGCCCATCGAGGGGAGCTCGGCCTGA
- the NUDT8 gene encoding mitochondrial coenzyme A diphosphatase NUDT8 isoform X2 — translation MAEAGGPGGPVPGGGSEQRCRARLAAAGRGGAAAAAVLVPLCSVRGRPALLFTLRSRRLGGPHSGDVSFPGGRRDPADGDAVATALRETREELGLEPGAESVWGQLRALPDRQGQMVAPIVANLGPLEALTLRPNPDEVEEVFTLPLDHLLREENQGYTHFRAAGRYAYTLPVFLNGPHRVWGLTAIITELTLELLAPGRYRRKTTRVLARSPPTRPIEGSSA, via the exons ATGGCGGAggcgggcgggcccggggggccggtgccgggcggcgggagcgagcagcggtgccgggcgcggctggcggcggcggggcgcggcggggcggcggcggcggccgtgcTGGTGCCGCTCTGCTCGgtgcggggccgccccgcgctgCTCTTCacgctccgctcccgccgcctGGGCGGGCCCCACAGCGGCGACGTCAg CttccccggggggcggcgggacccggcGGACGGCGACGCGGTGGCCACGGCGCTGCGGGAGACgcgggaggagctggggctggagccgggcgCCGAGAGCGTCTGGGGGCAGCTGCGGGCGCTGCCTGACCGG cagggacaGATGGTGGCTCCCATCGTGGCCAACCTGGGCCCGCTGGAGGCCTTGACGCTGCGCCCCAACCCCGATGAG GTGGAGGAGGTCTTCACCCTGCCCCTCGACCACCTCCTGCGGGAGGAGAACCAGGGCTACACGCACTTCCGCGCCGCCGGCCGCTACGCCTACACCCTGCCCGTCTTCCTCAACGGGCCGCACCGGGTCTGGGGGCTGACAGCCATCATCACCGAGCTGACCCTGGAGCTGCTGGCGCCCGGCCGCTACCGCAGGAAGACCACCCGCGTgctcgcccgcagccccccgacccGGCCCATCGAGGGGAGCTCGGCCTGA
- the MTCH2 gene encoding mitochondrial carrier homolog 2 has product MADVASQVLLGSGLTVLSQPLMYVKVLAQVGYEPLPPTLGRNLFGRQVYQLPGLFAYAKHIMKVDGRAGLFKGLAPRLCSSAIGTVVHNKVLQCYQEAEQPEPAASKKEPVSSLAQVLKETSREMVARSAATLITHPFHVITLRCMVQFIGREIKYSGMLSAFSTIYREEGILGFFAGLIPRLLGDVLSLWLCNMLAYLINTYALENGVSTMVEMKSYSQAVTGFFASMLTYPFVLVSNLMAVNNCGLAGGLLPYAPTYSSWLDCWSQLHREGNMNRGNSLFFRKVPTGKRYIWDERRFR; this is encoded by the exons ATGGCGGACGTGGCTTCGCAGGTGCTACTGGGCTCGGGGCTGACTGTGCTCTCGCAGCCGCTCATGTACGTGAAGGTGCTGGCGCAG GTCGGGTACGAGCCGCTGCCGCCCACGCTGGGGAGGAACCTCTTCGGGCGCCAGGTCTACCAACTGCCCGGCCTCTTCGCCTACG ccaAGCACATCATGAAGGTGGACGGGAGAGCGGGACTCTTCAAAGGCCTCGCCCCCCGCCTCTGCTCCAGCGCCATCGGCACCGTGGTGCACAACAAAGTGCTGCAG TGCTACCAGGAGGCCGAGCAGCCTGAG CCCGCAGCCAGCAAGAAGGAGCCCGTGTCCTCGCTGGCGCAGGTCCTCaaggag ACCTCCCGAGAGATGGTCGCCCGCTCCGCTGCCACGCTCATCACCCACCCCTTTCACG TGATCACCCTGCGCTGCATGGTGCAGTTCATCGGCCGCGAGATCAAGTACAG CGGGATGCTAAGCGCCTTCTCCACGATTTACCGAGAAGAAGGCATCCTGGGCTTCTTTGC cggCCTCATCCCCCGGCTCCTCGGGGACGTCCTGTCGCTGTGGCTCTGCAACATGCTGGCCTACCTCATCAACACATACGCGCTGGAGAACGGG GTCTCCACCATGGTCGAGATGAAGAGCTACTCGCAGGCCGTCACCGGC TTCTTCGCCAGCATGCTGACCTACCCCTTCGTGCTGGTCTCCAACCTGATGGCCGTTAACAACTGTGG GCTGGCCGGGGGCCTGCTCCCCTACGCGCCCACCTACTCGTCCTGGCTGGACTGCTGGAGCCAGCTGCACAGGGAG GGCAACATGAACCGAGGGAACAGCCTCTTCTTCCGCAAGGTGCCCACAGGGAAGCGCTACATCTGGGACGAGAGGAGGTTTCGCTGA
- the AGBL2 gene encoding LOW QUALITY PROTEIN: cytosolic carboxypeptidase 2 (The sequence of the model RefSeq protein was modified relative to this genomic sequence to represent the inferred CDS: inserted 2 bases in 1 codon; deleted 3 bases in 2 codons; substituted 1 base at 1 genomic stop codon) — protein MRASGHPGDGAQRGAGGGLGPEPYDGFMRCHLRYYGYFRGERWARGRSPSPLAAAAAALLSPRPGDGRAEEPRSPGAPASSPPPRLPARPAPAPAACGVPSGSGAVSETPAAPRHWAWCRPGSRGSPQPRVGGASGVAPPRPSQPGLPVLSRSPPDPPGPLAAPWVPEPAPGRRTLGPSVRHRGSPGEPRALFALPLARGPLPAPCWPVECEVIKETSKRSHQWVPPEPEPFCQPAGHEWAPAAPSEERGTVVYHLSPAPQGSCFTRARAGGAPGPLSSPAGPLEGPQDTTLLFESRFESGNLQKAVKVEARGXGPYEYVLTLRPDLYTAKHTQWFYFRIQNTRRDPLYRFTIANLAKPKSLYGEGTRPLLYSQRDAQSRGIGWRRVGADVRCYRGGGEEPLAFRLSWTARFPQDGDTCFFAHSYPYTYSDLQRYQRALAGDPARSRYCAVRALCRSLAGNTVYLLTITSPAGAAAKRAVVVSACAHPGESGGSWAMRGFLDFLSAHADARLLRRLFVFKVVPMLNPDGVVVGXRCSLVGRDPNRAYGMALRGAFPGVWHLRGVVERLLAEREVVLYCDFHGHSRKNDVFMYGCDGAGARLRQRVFPLMLSKNAPSKFSFPGCKFKVQRSKAGTGRVVMWRMGISNSYTMEVAFGGSTLGGRSSHFTVEDLKLLGCHLCDTLLDFCDPHPAKFQQCLSEVDALLRQRLGREPGSGGSWSDVSPSELESSTSGSNSSVSDGPPAHLRGLDRPPEPWRRKRLWSRRARNALRRTNAVRRSCASVLVSPDHAPPGPRGASPAGTHVPSAGPAWCQHPWAPRGSKPFSGTPQARLGTRQQQAPRGTPRGGSMAGAVPAAGPGVTSPSTAGAGDGRGRVAAGRQHKRGVAPAATAKHPPPRCHR, from the exons ATGCGGGCCTCGGGGCACCCCGGGGACGGGGCGCAgcggggggctggcggagggCTGGGCCCCGAGCCCTACGACGGCTTCATGCGCTGCCACCTGCGCTACTACGGCTACTTCCGAGGTGAGCGCTGGGCGCGGGGCCGCAGCCCCTCGCCTCTCgccgcggcggctgcagccctgctgtccccaagGCCAGGAGACGGGCGGGCCGAAGAGCCCCGCAGCCCAG GGGCCCCTGCGAGCAGCCCCCCACCACGGCTCCCGGCACGGCCAGCACCGGCCCCGGCTGCCTGCGGGGTCCCGAGCGGGAGCGGAGCTGTGAGTgagacccccgcagccccccggcactGGGCTTGGTGCCGCCCCGGGAGCAGGGGCTCCCCTCAGCCTCGGGTGGGGGGTGCTTCTGGGGTGGCCCCACCCCGACCCTCCCAGCCTGGGCTCCCCGTGCTCAGCCGGAGCCCCCCAGACCCTCCCGGTCCCCTTGCAGCCCCCTGGGTGCCAGAGCCAGCCCCTGGCCGACGTACGCTGGGCCCCTCGGTGCGGCACCGAGGGTCCCCGGGGGAGCCACGGGCTCTCTTCGCCCTTCCCTTGGCGCGGGgcccgctgcctgctccctgctggCCCGTCGAGTGCGAGGTCATCAAGGAGACGAGCAAGCGCTCCCACC AGTGGGTGCCCCCTGAACCGGAGCCCTTCTGCCAGCCCGCAGGCCACGAGTGGGCCCCGGCCGCCCCCAGTGAGGAGCGCGGCACCGTCGTCTACCACCTCAGCCCAG CGCCTCAAGGCTCCTGCTTCACCcgcgcccgggccgggggggccccgGGCCCCCTCTCCTCGCCGGCGGGCCCCTTggagggcccccaggacaccacgCTGCTCTTCGAGTCCCGCTTCGAGAGCGGCAACCTCCAGAAAGCCGTCAAAGTGGAAGCGAGGGGCTG AGGCCCCTACGAGTACGTGCTGACGCTGCGGCCGGACCTGTACACCGCCAAGCACACCCAGTGGTTCTACTTCCGCATCCAAAACACCCGGCGAGACCCCCTCTACCGCTTCACCATCGCCAACCTGGCAAAGCCCAAGAGCCTCTACGGCGAGGGCACGCGCCCGCTGCTCTACTCCCAGCGCGACGCCCAGAGCCGCGGCATCGGCTGGCGCCGCGTCGGCGCCGACGTCCGCTGCtac cggggcggcggggaggagccgCTCGCCTTCCGCCTCTCCTGGACGGCGCGCTTCCCCCAGGACGGCGACACTTGCTTCTTCGCCCACTCCTACCCCTACACCTACTCGGACCTGCAGCGCTACCAGCGGGCGCTGGCGGGCGACCCGGCACGCTCGCGGTACTGCGCGGTGCGGGCGCTGTGCCGCAGCCTGGCCGGCAACACCGTCTACCTGCTGACCATCACCAGCCCCGCCGGCGCGGCGGCCAAGCGGGCAGTGGTGGTGAGCGCCTGCGCGCACCCCGGCGAGAGCGGCGGCTCCTGGGCCATGCGCGGCTTCCTCGACTTCCTCAGCGCCCACGCCGACGCCCGGCTCCTGCGCCGGCTCTTCGTCTTCAAGGTGGTGCCCATGCTGAATCCTGACGGGGTGGTGGTGGG AAGGTGCTCCCTGGTGGGCCGTGACCCCAACAGGGCCTACGGGATGGCGCTGCGCGGCGCCTTCCCCGGCGTGTGGCACCTGCGCGGCGTGGTCGAGAG GTTGCTGGCGGAGCGGGAGGTGGTGCTGTACTGCGACTTCCATGGGCACAGCCGGAAGAACGATGTCTTCATGTACGGCTGCGATGGTGCCGGGGCGCGGCTGCGCCAGCGCGTCTTCCCCCTGATGCTGAGCAAAAACGCTCCCAGCAAG TTCTCCTTCCCCGGCTGCAAGTTCAAGGTGCAGAGGAGCAAAGCAGGGACGGGCAGGGTCGTCATGTGGCGCATGGGCATCTCCAACAGCTACACCATGGAGGTGGCCTTCGGCGGCTCCACGCTGG GCGGGAGGAGCTCGCACTTCACCGTGGAGGACCTCAAGTTGCTGGGCTGCCACCTCTGCGACACCCTGCTCGACTTCTGCGACCCCCACCCCGCCAAG TTCCAGCAGTGCCTGTCGGAGGTGGACGCGCTGCTGCGGCAGCGGCTGGGCCGGGAGCCGGGCTCCGGCGGCAGCTGGAGCGACGTCTCCCCCTCGGAGCTCGAGTCCAG CACCAGCGGCTCCAACAGCTCTGTGTCCGACGGGCCCCCGGCTCACCTCCGCGGCCTGGACCGGCCG CCGGAGCCGTGGAGGCGGAAGCGGCTGTGGAGCCGGAGAGCGAGGAACGCACTGCGCCGCACAAACGCCGTCCGCCGGAGCTGTGCCAGCGTCCTGGTGAGCCCGGACCATGCTCCACCCGGGCCCAGAGGGGCCAGTCCTGCAGGGACGCATGTCCCCAGCGCTGGCCCAGCCTGGTGCCAGCACCCCTGGGCTCCGCGTGGGTCGAAGCCCTTTTCTGGGACCCCCCAGGCCAGGCTGGGAACCCGCCAGCAGCAGGCTCCCCGCGGCACCCCAAGGGGAGGCAGCATGGCGGGAGCGGTGCCGGCAGCCGGCCCTGGTGTGACCTCTCCCAGCACGGCTGGAGCGGGCGATGGCCGCGGGAGGGTCGCAGCTGGACGGCAGCACAAACGTGGTGTCGCACCGGCAGCCACCGCCAAGCACCCACCACCGCGGTGTCACCGGTGA